The window CGCAAATCGTCCGTTTCAAAATCCTCCATTTGCACCAGCACAACACCGGAGAGATTTTGTTCGGATAATATCCGGAAAGTCAAATCGTCCATACATAATATATATAATGCAAAAGGCTCTCGGCATGTTTTAAGCAGCGAATCATGCAAGGCAAGCAGTCGGGTGATATATCCGGCGTTTAACAACGTGCAAAATTGCCGCATGCAACTCACCTCTTAGGGAAATGTGTGAAAAAGTCGGCGATAACTTCGATGATCCGGGTTTGTTCGGCATCGGTCAGCACGGGATTGAGCGGCAGAGAGACAATGCATGCCGCCAGATGCTCGGTTACGGGCAGTTCTTTTTTACAGATGGCAAACCGCTCGGCATAGGCAGCGAAAGCGGGCTGCCGGTGCAGCGGTATGGGATAATGAATCAACGTTTCGACACCGTTGTCCGCCAAATATCGGCGGAAAAGATCGCGGGTTTCGGAGTCGGGCAGTTTAACCACGCACAAATGCCATGCAATCGTGCAACCAGTCGTCGGCTGCTGAAATTGCACGGGAACATCGCGCAGTTCATGTCGGTAACGTTTCATCAGCATCGTTTTTCGCAAGTTCCACTTTGCCATCAACGGTAGTTTGATTTTCAGAAAAGCCGCTTGCAATTCATCCAGGCGGCTGTTCAATCCATCGGCAGTATCCGCCAGGTAGCGGTCTTTCTGTCCGTAATGGCGCAGTTGCCGCAGCCGCTCGGCCTGCTCCGGCGAACGGCAGTATACGGCGCCGGCGTCACCCAGCGCGCCGAGGTTTTTCGTCGGATAGAAGCTGAATGCGCCGAAGTCGCCGATGGTTCCCGCCTGGCGTCCGTCGAGAATGGAACCGTGCGCCTGCGCCGTATCTTCAATCACGGCGACATCACTTCTGCCCAGTTCCGCAAGCAGTTGGCGGATTCGCGGAATATCCGCCATATTGCCGTATAGATGGACCGGCACAATTGCTTTTGTTTTTGGGCTCAACCGCTCGGCGAGCCGGTTGCAGTCCAGCATCCAGGTCACGGCATCCACCTCCGCGAACACGGGGATTGCGCCGATCGAACAGATCGCCGCCGCGGTAGGAATTGCGGAATTGGCGACGGTAACGACTTCGTCGCCCGGTTTTACGCCATGCGCAAGAAGCGCCAGGCGGATGGCGTCAGTGCCTGAATTGCAGCCGATCATATAGCCCGGACGGCGGTTGTCCAGCATGTGCGCCAGCTCTGTTTCAAACGCCTGCAAGCGTTCGCCCAAAATATAGGTTCCGCTGCCAATAATCTCCCGGAAGGCCGCGAGCAGTTGTTGTTCCAACTGCTGGTTCCAGGCGCCGACATTAAAAAAAGGAACTTTCATTTGCGCAGCACCTCATAATGATCCAGGTTATCGCGATAAAATTGCACGGTTTGCCGCAGTCCCCGTTCGAGGGAAACCCGCGGCTTCCAGCCGGTCGCCTGCTGAAATTTGCGGCAATCCGAAAAAATGCTGCCGATTTCGATGCGCCGCTGATCGATCGGGGCCGGCACGGATTGAATGGTGGCGCCGGGGCAACATTGTTGAATGATTTCAGCGACGCTGCGGATGCTGGCAATTTCACCGCCCAGATTGAAAAAATCGCCGATGCAAGCATCCGTAACGGCGGCCAATAGCAAGGCTTCGACCACATCATCGACAAAATGAAAGTCGCGCATCATTTCTCCCCCGCCATAAACGGTTAACGGAACGCCCCGGATGGCCCGGTTGATAAACCAGCCGACAAAGCCGAAGCGGGGGTCGGCTATGCATTGCCTGGGGCCGTACGTATTGGTCAGGCGCAGCGAAATCGTTTTTAGCCCGTAAGCCTTCGCATACAGAACGTGATATTGTTCGCCGGCCCATTTGTGAATTCCGTTTACGTCCGGCGGCCGCGGGGAATGCGCTTCATCAACCGGCAAATAAAGCGGCGGGCCGTAAAATTGCCGCGTGCTCGTATACACGATAACCGCTTCCGGGTTCAATTTCCGGCATGCTTCCATCAACTGCAAATGCGCCTTCGCATTCACTTCCAGATCAAAGAACGGGTCCGCCATGCTGAAGCTGTGCCCAACCTGCCCGGCAAGATTGAAGATGAAATCCTGCCCCCTTACCAGGCGGGCCAATTTCCGCCGGTCCCGCATATCGGCGTGCTCCACGCGCACATGGGCGCGCACCGGTTCGATATTGAACGGGTTGCCGCCGCAGTCGGAAAGCAGCGAATCCATAATCGTGACGTCCGCTCCCTCGCGCACAAGCCGAATGGCAAGATTGCTGCCGATAAATCCGAGACCGCCTGTAACAAGCGTTTTTTTCCCGGAAAAGGCCATTTCCGCACCTCCGCTAAGCTTAACGGAACACTTTTGTGCCCCGCTAACAGTATATGTGGACAAAGCTTGCAAGCCACGGCGCATGAATATGTACAAAAGCGTTTTAACAAATTGCCGAACTGTCCAAACAAATCGGCGAACGCGCCATATAATGTGGAAAAGCCTATATCATGACGGCGCCTGACGGCTCGTGTGACGATTGGGAGTGATAAAATGGGCGACGATTTTCAGGGGATTTATCCTTCATGGGAAGACGCCATGGAGGTGGCAACCGGTTACGGCGCGCCGGAAATTCTGGAGAAAGCGAAAATTGCCGTGCAAAAAATCAAGTCGGGGGAGGCGGTCTTTGAACGGGATACGATTTTATACGATGAGCCGCACTACTCCTATCCCGTAATTTCTTACCTGTTATATGCGGCATCCGCCGGAAACAACCGTTTGCGCGTCCTCGATTTTGGCGGCTCGCTCGGCTCGCTCTATTTTCAATGCCGGCCGTTTTTGGACGGTCTTGCGGAGTTAAGCTGGAATGTGGTGGAACAACCCGGTTTCGTGGAGTACGGCCGATCCCATGTGGCGGAAGGTCCGCTTAGTTTTTACCACACGATCGAGGAATGCATGGCGGAAGAAAAACCCGACGTGCTGTTGCTTTCCGGCATTTTGCAGTTGCTTAAGGACCCGTACGATTTTCTTTCCCGAGTATTTGCGCATCGCTTCAAGTACATCATTATTGACCGGACGCCAATGACGCAGGAGGAACACTTTTTGAGCGTCCAGTTCGTTTCCCCGGAAATTTATGACGCCTCTTATCCGTCGTGGTTTTTCAACCAGGACGAATTTATGAATTTCTTGGAAACGGAGTATGAAATTCTGGACTATTTTGATTCGTTCGAGAGTTGGGTAGTTGAAGGCATACACGCGCAAAATATGGGATTTTTGTTGCAACGGAGGGATTGGGATTGAGCGAATTTACCGGCAACTATGCCACATGGGAAGACGCGTTGGCGGATGCCGACGGATATGACGTTCCGCGCATTCTGGAACGGGTGCGGGAAGGCGCGCTCAAGGTGAAAAACGGTGAAGCCGCATATGAAATGGACTCGCTCACTTACGACAAGCTTGACTTTTTCCACCCGTTTCTGGCGCAACTGTTGCATGTCGCCTCGTGCAAAGGAAACAGGTTGAATGTGTTGGACTTCGGCGGTTCGCTCGGTTCCACCTACTATTTATACCGCAGCTTTTTCACGGAATTGAACGAGCTCAAGTGGAATATTGTGGAGCAGCCTCATTTTGTGCAAGTCGGCAGGCGGGAATTCGCGGAAGGTCCGCTGAAATTTTACTATTTCGTTGAAGATTGCATTGCCAAAGAACATCCGGACGTCATTTTATTTTCCGGCTCCCTGCAATATCTGGAGGATCCGTACGGATTTCTCGGGCACGTCATCCGCTTCGGATTCGAATATATTTTATTCGACCGGACGCCGTTTATCGATCTGGATGACCGCATCACACTGGAAAATGTCCCCGATTTTGTGTATGGCGCGAGCTACCCTGCGTGGTTTTTCAATGAACAAAACTTTCTCGGCATGTTTGCGGACGATTACGAACTGCTGGACAAATTCGATTCGTTTGAAAGCTGGGATCTTGGGGATACGCGGGCGCAAAACAAGGGAATGCTGTTTCGGCGCAAAATTGCCGGCGGGCTGAGCGGCGGGTAAAAAAGAAGCCATCAAGGCTGTGCAGTTCAGGGGAATGTTGGATGGCGGATCGACTTAAACCGATGGTGCCGCATCAGAGGCATGAACAGCCAACGGACGCCGGTCACCTGCGTCCGTTAAAACTTCCCCATGGTCATTTTTCGCAAAAATTACGGCAATTGCAACCGTTAGCGCGGACAGCCCCGTATAAGCGCATACCGCATACAAAATCTTCTTGCGGCCGGTCTTGATTTATATTAAAAATAACATAAGAAAACATTAAGGGGATGACATATGGCAAATTGGAAGCGCTTTACTTGAAAGTTGGACAACATTGCCAAGATTCGCCAGGAGACGGAAGACGTCACGAAGCAGGCAATAATCCTGGAACAGTTTGCCGAACAAATCAGAGGGATCAACAAATTGGTCAGCGATGTGGCGGACCAGACCCACTTGCTGTCGTTAAATGCGGCAATCGAGGCTGCCAGGGCGGGAGAACAGGGAAGAGGTTTTGCGGTGGTGGCGCAAGAAGTGCGGAAATTGTCGGAGCAAACCAAGCAATCGGTATTTCAGATAACGGAACTGATCGAAGAAACCGGCGCCAAAATCCGCACGATTTCCGACTCTGTGTCGAAGGCAAGCAGATTTGCCAGCGAAGTTCAGCAACAGTCGCGCACGGTGGACGATTCGTTCCGGAAAATCGTGGAGAGCATCGGCGCAAACAAACAGATGAACGAACGGATTGAGGCCGATCTTCATTCATTGCTCCTGACCATTTCGGAAATCGGCAAAACGCATGCCACGCTCGCCACGGCGTCGGAGAAGCTGGACTCGTTCATGCAGGAGCTGTAAAACTAGCAAAAAAAGCTTTGATACGCGTTTGCACCCGCTTTGGACATAAAGCGGGCATTTTGTTTATAATGGATGAAATGAGACGGTCTGATGAAAGGCAGATGAAGGATGGATAGCATGCAATCAACGTCAAATTTTCTAAAAACAATCGTTGCCGAGGATTTGCGGTCGGGCAATGTCAAAAGCGTCGTTACGCGTTTTCCGCCCGAGCCGAACGGTTATTTGCATATCGGGCACGCCAAATCGATTTGCTTGAATTTTGAGCTTGCGGACGAGTTTGGCGGCAAGACCCATCTGCGCTTTGACGATACAAACCCGCTCAAAGAAGACACGGAATATGTCGAGGCGATTAAAGAAGATGTAAGGTGGCTGGGCTTCGAATGGGAAGGGCTGTTTTTCGCGTCCGGCTATTTTGAGGAAATGTACAAGCGCGCCCAATTGTTGATCAAAAAAGGCCTGGCGTACGTATGCGATCTCTCCGCCGAGGAAATTCGCCAAACGCGCGGCACGCTGACCGAACCCGGGCGGGAAAGCCCGTATCGCAACCGCAGCATCGCGGAAAATCTCGACCTGTTTGCGCGCATGCGCAACGGCGAGTTCAAAGACGGGGAAAAAGTGCTGCGCGCCAAAATCGACATGTCGTCGCCAAATATCAATTTGCGCGATCCCGTGCTGTACCGGATCGCCCATTCCGCGCATCATAACACCGGCGACACCTGGTGCATTTATCCGATGTACGATTTTGCCCATCCGCTCGAAGATGCGATTGAAGGCGTGACGCATTCCATCTGCACGTTGGAATTTGAGGATCATCGCCCGCTGTACGAATGGGTGGTGCGGGAATGCGAAATGGAGCATCAGCCCAGACAATACGAATTCGCCCGATTAAATTTGACCAATACGGTCATGAGCAAACGCAAACTGAAACTGCTTGTGGACCAAAAAATCGTGGACGGCTGGGACGATCCTCGCATGCCGACCATTTCCGGATTGCGGCGGCGCGGGTATACGCCGGAGTCGATTCGCGCATTTTGCCGGGAAATCGGCGTAGCCCGCAGCTATAGCACGGTGGATGCCGCGATGCTGGAACATTTTATCCGGGAAGATTTAAAGCTGAAAGTTCCGCGCGTGATGGCGGTGCTGCGTCCGCTGAAAGTGGTCATCATAAATTACCCGGAAGGACAGACGGAATGGCTGGAAGTGGAGAACAATCAGGAAAATCCGGACATGGGAGTGCGGAAAGTTCCTTTTTCCCGGGAGATTTACATCGAGCGGGACGACTTTATGGAAAACCCGCCAAGCAAGTATTACCGGCTGTTCCCCGGCAACGAAGTACGTTTGAAAGGCGCTTATTTTATCACCTGCGTCGAAGCGGTGAAAGATGCAGCCGGCAACATAGTCGAGCTGCATTGCACCTATGATCCCGCAACCAAAAGCGGCGGCGGTTTCAGCGGGCGCAAAGTGAAGGGGACGATCCATTGGGTGGATGCCGCGCACGCGGTTCCCGCCGAATTCAGGCTGTATGAACCGCTAATTTTGGATGAAAACGATGATGAGGAAAAAGATTTCAGCGAGCGCATAAACCCGCATTCGCTCGAAATTGCGCTTGGGTTTGTCGAACCGGGCATGAAAACGGTGAAGCCGCACGATAAATTCCAGTTTTTCCGGCACGGCTATTTCAATGTCGATCCCCGCTTGAGCATGGGGGAGCGCCTTGTGTTTAACCGCACCGTTTCGCTGAAAAGCTCGTTTGACGCAAAAGCCCGAAAGTGACCGTCATTTGCGCACATACACAATCGATTCGTACAAATCCTTGCCGCTGTTGCGAAAGCGGAAGCGTTCGATTTTTTCGGTGGCGCAGCCCAACCCCAATTGTTCAAACAAATCGCCCACAAGCCGGTCAGTCTCCACGTATACGCCTTTGATGCGGGAGCAGCCGACCACGTAGGCAAGCCGCGCGTCATGCGCCAGGAGCTTGTCCTGGGCGATGATTTGCGCCGCCAGCAAATTGAAGTATTTCATGACATAATTGGCCATGAGCGGGTCGATTTCGCCGATCTGTTTGGCGAGCGGAGACACAACCGCGGCAACCGCGGGATGCGCCGGCTCGACGCGCCCTTTTGCCAATATGGAGGTAGCTGTTCCCCATGTGCCGCCGATCGTGCGTTTGTCGAGCTCGGCGGCTTCGCTTTTGTTTTCCATAAAGCCGAAAAAATATAAAAAGGGACGGGTGTTCCATACGTAACTGTAACGGTTCGGGTACGGCGGCGAGGTGACAACGCGATCGATCGGAGCGGGAATGTGCACGCCGGTTAATTGCGTCGCATCCGTATGGAACAAAGTGGCGGGCGTTTGCACCGCCTGCGCTGCCAACTGTTCCAAATCGGCAATCATTTGCTTAGCATGCCGCGAAAAGCTGCCCCAAACGTCGATGGCATCCGCCGACCGGTCGATAAAATGCAGTTGCAGCCGTCCCAGCGTCACATTGCTCAAATCCGGCACGAGCACGCCCGCCAACGCGAGCGTAAAGAAATCCCGCGTTTCTTGCGTCCGCGCCTGAACGCGGATCGTCTCGCGCAAAATCAGCAAATCTTTCAGCACGTCCTTGCGCCACCAACGGAAAACATTGTGTATCGGCGGCAGCGGAATGCCGATTTCGCCCACTTCCGCGTTTTTCAGCTCTGTTCGCCGCTTATGGAATATTTCCGCAATCGCCAAAAAGGTTTTCCGCAGCTTGTCCGGATTCACTTGCAGATTCGTTGCCGTACGGCAAACGAACGCTAGAAACGGATTGATTTCAAAGCCAAAGCTCCGCAAACCGCGAAATTTTGCTTGATAGAGCGTGGTGCCTGCTCCCGCGAACGGATCGAGTACAGTATGATGCGGCTTTGTTTCCATCGCCGCCAGCATCTCGTCCACCAAATCCGGCCCGAAGCTCGGCGTCAGGCGGAACCAGCGGTGCACCGGGCTCTCCAAACCGCCGCGAAAGGTGGACTGTCTGACATGAATCGGGCGATACACCACCCGCTCGGCGTGTTCTGTCACAACGACGGCTCCTTCCTCGATTGGTCGACTCGTCATTTCAGTCATAGTATAGCATCTTATTCATGGAAATGCGGAACATCATCTGGGCATACACCTATCTCTTGACGCATGCATACGATAGCAGGGAAAGAAACGTGAATGTTTGCAGACGAAGAGAGGGAGTGCATTAAAATGGCAAGTAGTTCAATTCGTTACTTCGCCACAGGCAACACCGCCAAAGGGTTTCACAGTTTGCTTGCTTCGGCGCTGCAGGGGCTGAAGCGGATCATCATGTTGCAGGGCGAGCCCGGCTGCGGGAAGTCTACGCTGATTCGGCAAATCGGCGAAGCGTTGGAAAGCCGGGGAACCGGCGTGGAATGGATCCATAGCGCCTTCGCCAGCAGTTCGGTAGACGGGGTAATCGACAGGGAAGCGCAATTGGGCGTTATCGCCGGCTCCGCCCGCCAAGCCGATGAACTTACGCGAGCTGGGGTGCGTTTTGCGACGATTGATTTGTCGCACGTGCTCGACGCCGCTAAACTTGGCGGCAAAGAAGCGGAAATCGCCAAATTGGCCAACTTGGTCGGGGAAGCGCGAACGCGGGCTTATGCGCATTTTGCCGACGCGCTCGCCATACACGACGAATGGGAAAAAATTTATATCGCCAATCTGGATAAGGATGCGGCAAACTTCGTAACCGAGAACATGATCAACATGATTTTCGGCAAGCGGGAACAGGCGCGGGAAGGCGTTATGTTCCACCGTTTTCTGGGAGCGGCCACGCCGGATGGAGCGGTTGATTTTATCGGCAATTTGACCGCAGGCGTAAACAAACGCTACTTCATCAAAGGCCGCCCCGGCACAGGCAAATCGACGATGCTGAAGCGTATTGCCGCGGTGGGCGCCAAGAGAGGTTATGCTGCGGAAGTTTACCATTGCGGATTCGACCCGGACAGTCTGGATATGGTGATCATCAGGCAGCTGGGCGTCGCAATCTTTGACAGTACCGCTCCCCATGAGTATTTTCCCGAACGTAAGAACGATGAGATCATCGATATGTACGAATTGGCGGTTGCGGATGGGACGGATGAACGGTTTCAGGAACAGTTGGATCATGTGAAAAGCCGCTACGCGGAAAAAATGAAGCTCGGCATCGAGTTTCTGGCGCAGGCGCAAGCTTCTTACAACCGTTTGCGGGAAATCTATGTGCACGCGGCGGATTTTAGCGGCAGCGAAAAAATTCGCGCGGAGATAATGGCGGATGCTATAGTTTGAACGGGCAAAAAGCGGGCGGGGACAAGACGGCGCAAGGCCCGCTTTTTGCCTGCCCGCCAACGGACAAGCTTTTTTGGCAAGCAATCCGGCAAGCAAACAATTGTCACGCAGTCATCGTTTTCCCACCAAAATTGTGCTACAATGAATTCTAAATTTTTTTGATGAAGGAAGATGGCACAGATGGGCAAGGCAGAAGAAAGCATCCAGATAGCGGATATCATTCATGCGGGCAGGGTGCTGCACCAGGTGGCGGAACCGACGCCGCTGCAAAAAAACGAACTCCTTTCGGCGCAATACGAGTGCAATATTTTTTTTAAAAGGGAAGACTTGCAAGTAGTGCGCTCGTTTAAAATCCGCGGCGCTTATTACAATATCAAAAGCTTGTCGGCAAAAGAACTGAAATCCGGCGTCGTTTGCGCAAGCGCCGGCAACCATGCGCAAGGCGTCGCTTATTCCTGCAACGCGCTGGGGATCAAAGGGAAAATATTTATGCCTACGACCACGCCCAGGCAAAAAATTTCGCAGGTTAAGCTGTATGGCGGCGACAATGTGGAAGTGGTGCTGACGGGAGACACGTTCGACGATTCGTTTGCGATAGCCAAACAGCACAGCGAAAAAGAAGGAATGAAGTTTATTCATCCGTTTGATGATGCGAAAACAATTGTCGGACAAGCTACTGTCGGCTTGGAAATCATGAACCAAACAGCCGACCCGATCGATTATGTATTTGGCACAATCGGCGGCGGCGGCTTAATGGCGGGCGTCGGCACTTACTTCAAAAGCGTCAGCCCGGAAACGAAAATCATCGGCGTCGAGCCGGCAGGCGCGCCCGGCATGAAGCGTTCGCTGGAAGAAAACCGCGTGGTGCCGTTGGATTCGATCGACAAGTTTGTCGACGGTGCGGCAGTGAAGCAAGTCGGGCAATTAACCTTTGACATTTGC of the Bacilli bacterium genome contains:
- a CDS encoding DegT/DnrJ/EryC1/StrS family aminotransferase yields the protein MKVPFFNVGAWNQQLEQQLLAAFREIIGSGTYILGERLQAFETELAHMLDNRRPGYMIGCNSGTDAIRLALLAHGVKPGDEVVTVANSAIPTAAAICSIGAIPVFAEVDAVTWMLDCNRLAERLSPKTKAIVPVHLYGNMADIPRIRQLLAELGRSDVAVIEDTAQAHGSILDGRQAGTIGDFGAFSFYPTKNLGALGDAGAVYCRSPEQAERLRQLRHYGQKDRYLADTADGLNSRLDELQAAFLKIKLPLMAKWNLRKTMLMKRYRHELRDVPVQFQQPTTGCTIAWHLCVVKLPDSETRDLFRRYLADNGVETLIHYPIPLHRQPAFAAYAERFAICKKELPVTEHLAACIVSLPLNPVLTDAEQTRIIEVIADFFTHFPKR
- a CDS encoding NAD-dependent epimerase/dehydratase family protein gives rise to the protein MAFSGKKTLVTGGLGFIGSNLAIRLVREGADVTIMDSLLSDCGGNPFNIEPVRAHVRVEHADMRDRRKLARLVRGQDFIFNLAGQVGHSFSMADPFFDLEVNAKAHLQLMEACRKLNPEAVIVYTSTRQFYGPPLYLPVDEAHSPRPPDVNGIHKWAGEQYHVLYAKAYGLKTISLRLTNTYGPRQCIADPRFGFVGWFINRAIRGVPLTVYGGGEMMRDFHFVDDVVEALLLAAVTDACIGDFFNLGGEIASIRSVAEIIQQCCPGATIQSVPAPIDQRRIEIGSIFSDCRKFQQATGWKPRVSLERGLRQTVQFYRDNLDHYEVLRK
- a CDS encoding methyltransferase, TIGR04325 family — translated: MGDDFQGIYPSWEDAMEVATGYGAPEILEKAKIAVQKIKSGEAVFERDTILYDEPHYSYPVISYLLYAASAGNNRLRVLDFGGSLGSLYFQCRPFLDGLAELSWNVVEQPGFVEYGRSHVAEGPLSFYHTIEECMAEEKPDVLLLSGILQLLKDPYDFLSRVFAHRFKYIIIDRTPMTQEEHFLSVQFVSPEIYDASYPSWFFNQDEFMNFLETEYEILDYFDSFESWVVEGIHAQNMGFLLQRRDWD
- a CDS encoding methyltransferase, TIGR04325 family; translated protein: MSEFTGNYATWEDALADADGYDVPRILERVREGALKVKNGEAAYEMDSLTYDKLDFFHPFLAQLLHVASCKGNRLNVLDFGGSLGSTYYLYRSFFTELNELKWNIVEQPHFVQVGRREFAEGPLKFYYFVEDCIAKEHPDVILFSGSLQYLEDPYGFLGHVIRFGFEYILFDRTPFIDLDDRITLENVPDFVYGASYPAWFFNEQNFLGMFADDYELLDKFDSFESWDLGDTRAQNKGMLFRRKIAGGLSGG
- a CDS encoding methyl-accepting chemotaxis protein codes for the protein MDNIAKIRQETEDVTKQAIILEQFAEQIRGINKLVSDVADQTHLLSLNAAIEAARAGEQGRGFAVVAQEVRKLSEQTKQSVFQITELIEETGAKIRTISDSVSKASRFASEVQQQSRTVDDSFRKIVESIGANKQMNERIEADLHSLLLTISEIGKTHATLATASEKLDSFMQEL
- a CDS encoding glutamine--tRNA ligase/YqeY domain fusion protein — encoded protein: MDSMQSTSNFLKTIVAEDLRSGNVKSVVTRFPPEPNGYLHIGHAKSICLNFELADEFGGKTHLRFDDTNPLKEDTEYVEAIKEDVRWLGFEWEGLFFASGYFEEMYKRAQLLIKKGLAYVCDLSAEEIRQTRGTLTEPGRESPYRNRSIAENLDLFARMRNGEFKDGEKVLRAKIDMSSPNINLRDPVLYRIAHSAHHNTGDTWCIYPMYDFAHPLEDAIEGVTHSICTLEFEDHRPLYEWVVRECEMEHQPRQYEFARLNLTNTVMSKRKLKLLVDQKIVDGWDDPRMPTISGLRRRGYTPESIRAFCREIGVARSYSTVDAAMLEHFIREDLKLKVPRVMAVLRPLKVVIINYPEGQTEWLEVENNQENPDMGVRKVPFSREIYIERDDFMENPPSKYYRLFPGNEVRLKGAYFITCVEAVKDAAGNIVELHCTYDPATKSGGGFSGRKVKGTIHWVDAAHAVPAEFRLYEPLILDENDDEEKDFSERINPHSLEIALGFVEPGMKTVKPHDKFQFFRHGYFNVDPRLSMGERLVFNRTVSLKSSFDAKARK
- a CDS encoding PRK06851 family protein produces the protein MASSSIRYFATGNTAKGFHSLLASALQGLKRIIMLQGEPGCGKSTLIRQIGEALESRGTGVEWIHSAFASSSVDGVIDREAQLGVIAGSARQADELTRAGVRFATIDLSHVLDAAKLGGKEAEIAKLANLVGEARTRAYAHFADALAIHDEWEKIYIANLDKDAANFVTENMINMIFGKREQAREGVMFHRFLGAATPDGAVDFIGNLTAGVNKRYFIKGRPGTGKSTMLKRIAAVGAKRGYAAEVYHCGFDPDSLDMVIIRQLGVAIFDSTAPHEYFPERKNDEIIDMYELAVADGTDERFQEQLDHVKSRYAEKMKLGIEFLAQAQASYNRLREIYVHAADFSGSEKIRAEIMADAIV
- the ilvA gene encoding threonine ammonia-lyase IlvA, with translation MAQMGKAEESIQIADIIHAGRVLHQVAEPTPLQKNELLSAQYECNIFFKREDLQVVRSFKIRGAYYNIKSLSAKELKSGVVCASAGNHAQGVAYSCNALGIKGKIFMPTTTPRQKISQVKLYGGDNVEVVLTGDTFDDSFAIAKQHSEKEGMKFIHPFDDAKTIVGQATVGLEIMNQTADPIDYVFGTIGGGGLMAGVGTYFKSVSPETKIIGVEPAGAPGMKRSLEENRVVPLDSIDKFVDGAAVKQVGQLTFDICRQVLDDIVIVPEGKACSTILELYNKNAIVVEPAGAIPVAALDFYREQIRGKTVVCVISGGNNDIDRMQEIKERSLIYEGLMHYFIINFPQRAGALREFIDGVLGPNDDITRFEYTKKNNRDSGPALVGIELKFREDYEGLIRRMNEKGISYIEVNKDQQLFNYLV